The Garra rufa chromosome 20, GarRuf1.0, whole genome shotgun sequence genome contains the following window.
tgtgacaataaagacttctttaaaaaaaaaaaaaagtaatgatcccaaacttttgaatggcagttcATGTTATTtgcaaacagattttttttttttgtgcaaaaaaatcagtttttattATTGCCTGTGAAAATCCATTTAAATCCTTTATTCAATTTTGTTGAATAAAAAATGGTTTGAGACATGGTAATGGCCTTCACAGTCAAACATCTAAAAAGACTTtgaactttttaaaaacattttaagcgACTCATGACCACCGTAGAACTGATCATGTTTTATTGAAGCCACAGTGACAAATTTGGACAAACTTGTAGACTTTATAATAGTtctatgcatttatttgatctgaaatacagcaaaagcagtaatattgtgaaatatttttactgtttaaaataactgctttttatttgaaaatagtttacaatgtaatttattcctgtgatcgaagatacattttcagcatcattacttcagtcttcagtgtctcatgatcctttagaaatcattctaatatgctgatttgctaatcAATATTTACAACAATTAAGTACTTTtttgcaggattctttgatgaatagaaagatctaaagaccagcatttatctgaaggtTTTTAGATAACgttttgtgacattatacactttctattcatcatgaAAAACCTAAAAGTAGTTttcaatgtttttgagcagcaaatcagcatattagaatgatttcttaaagatcacgtgactggagtaatgattcagctttgaaatcacagatataaattagattttaaaatatattctcatAGAAATACTTGTAgactttataataattatatgagaaaaaaaagagtaTATTTTTCATGGTGTATGAAcaattgatttaaaaattgaacgtttttctgtcatcatttactcacccttaagtacAAAACAGTTGATAATAGCCATCGACTTCAAgagtatttttttccatactatggaaatcAATGGCTGCCGTCAACTTTTTCAttcttaaaaatatcttcttttgtgttcaacagaagaaagaaacccaTACAGGTTCGAAACaactttagggtgagtaaatgatgacatttcaaatatttgaatgaactatactgccctccaaaggcaaagcacagtaactacacatttggtcaaaattgagctaaggtttaaaatggactttgtgacaacagttttgtctcgtggcaaagtctcctggttcaattttgtcccgtttcagagaaacgagagtgtcaacatgtttgactatatgtgaccctggaccacaaaaccagtcttaagtcgctggggtatgtttgtagcaatagccaaaaatacattgcatgggtcaaaattattgatttttcttttatgccaaaaatcattaggaaattaagtaaagatcatgttccatgaagattttttgtaaaattcctactgtaaaggtatcaaaatgtaatttttgattagtaatatgcattgttaagaacctaatttggacaactttaaaggtgattttctcaggattttgatttttttgcatcctcagattccagattttcaaatagatgtatctcagccaaacattgtccaatcctaacaaaccatacatcaacagaaagcttatttactgagcttttatattctatatacatctcagttttgtaaaatttaaccttatgactggttttgtggtccagggtcacatatggcattatatggcatttttctcagtttcagtgttggcgtagttactgcactttgcctttggagggcagtatagcacTACACTGTATGCAAAAAAATGAAGTATACTTTAAGCTTAAGAGAAGTGGCGACTGCATCAAACTGCAGTGTGTACATGGCCCTTATCTTGAAAAgtgaaaaatctaaaaactaaCCCAAAATGCTGAGGGGCTATGTCCAGAAAGCCTAGTCGCATGTCGTTGCTCTGAAGCGTACTGAAGTTTAATATCACGTCCCATGTTTTCATGTCTGTTGAGACAGGTTATGGGCAGGACCTGAGTGCTTTTGGTCATAGCTTTGCAGACCCCAGCCAGCAAACTGCCTCGTACGCCGCAGCCCCCTCCGCACCCTCGTCAGGAGCCCAACCGGCCGCCAGCAGCTTCGGACGAGGACAGAACCACAATGTACAGGGCTTCCACCCCTACCGGCGCTGAGCTGCTCTCCCTCACCCCAATGCAATACACATCGTCAGGGATACAGACGTTTTGAGCGCGAGAACTGGATTCGGGATGGTCTTTCTGAAGATCGCAGAGCAAATTAAAAAAGGGGTTTTATTGTGTGTAAATTGTGAGAACAGGGGCTCTACTCCGGCAATAGGAGACCACCGTACTCCTCTATATTTTGTAGTAGGACTGAACTACTGAAGTATTTAGCAATAGATTCGGATCGTCTGGTCAAACATCAGCACAGAACAGCAGACGCACCAGACGTCAGCGACAGGGTCTCCCAATTATTCAGCTTTAATTCTATTAGTGgggaaatgtttttattttcaattttgtgAATTTTGTTTACTCTATGAGCCTTTTACCAGTTTATTTAAGTTTGAAATAGAGTACAAATGTGTATTATACACCTAAACTGTgcaattttttaaagaattttgtaCTAATATATGTGCGcttttcttgtttttttatttaaggaCGTAGACTTCCCTCAGGTGGCTGTTAGTGCACTTTGCACttatgcaaaaaagaaaaaacacacaaaaatgagagtttatttgaaataaatgattTAAAGAAACAGCCGTGTGAAAATTCATTCATGCTTTCaaatgtacattcatctgtttcccaaatattaaaaactattttGTTGTGAGTGGGAAAGTGGAAGTGCATATATTACAGTTCACGTATCAAGTGTTTATATGAATTTATAAGCTAAAGTGTACATCTCAGGCATTTCTTTACTCTTTCAATCAGCTTTTTAGCTTCACTAGGTATGCAAATTAAAGTATGAATATTCTATGTAGTCTCACTATACAATATGAGGTTATGAAATGCATAATagctataaaacaaaaaaatattacaaatatgttatttatacataaacatacataaatcaccaagcctgcatttatttgatctgaaatacagcaaaagcagtaatattgtgaaatatttttactatttaaaataactgctttatatttaaatatatatttttcaatgtcatttatttctgtgatcaaaaatacatttttcagcaTCGTTCCCccagtctttagtatcacatgatcctttagaaatcattctaatatgctaatttgctgttttattattaaatatatttaccaAAATTagctaaaaaaaattcaggattctttgatgaatagaaagatctaaagaccAGGTTTTCAGAGAAAgttttgtgacattatacactataccatttaaaagcataGTATAATagaaaagaaatgatagaaaacaATACTTTAGCAAGGACAtttaacattttagtttttaatgttttgtgagcaccaaaccagcatattagaatgatttcttcatgatcatgtgactggagtaatgatgctaaaaattcagctttgaaatcacagatataaattagattttaaaatatattcacatagaaaacagttattttaaatacttataatttttggatcaaataaatgcaggcttgttgagcagaacaACAAGaacaacttctttaaaaacatttaaaatcttttgaCAGTTAGTGTATAAAaagcattaaatgtaagtaaagtgtacttttaaggtttcaaataagtttttagaGAATTAAaatgtggttgaaataatgttgcaTTGTCATTCAGtctaacacaatatttatgtaaacattcaaacaacatgcttattctgacttgtacatattagaatatataaaagaataagggagcatattacatatgtttgaaatgaataaacaaaccgtACTGACAATTGGGCAAAACCTTGGAAAgtggcacatttaaaaaatgtagaattagaactaattagtatttggggtgaaggTAATTCgtctttaaatatatatttttgttgtaaatatgcctgacaagaatttttttttattgtgaaaatGTACATAAGACAGGGAACAACATAAGGCACAACCATCATTAATACTATgaataattaacaaaaatattagACTTACAACATTATAGCAAGAATAAGggaaaagaaaaatattaaataaagtatattacaataataaatatcTGGAGATAGAGCGGCAAAGAGTTTCAGACTctctatttagatttttaaagcaCTTAAAACtctgaaacatttttacaaactCACAAAGAAATACATTAAAGGGGGGCTTACATTTTTCCCATTTAcaacaagattgttacactgaatgacattttagggtgtcttctgtaaattatggaaaaaatgtatatttattttttgctcagaaaaacaaaaatgcagtgaaaattaaacataaaacgttttatttttttgcggggaaaaaaaaacatttaaagcagtattacacttattgtttttatataaaacCCTTTGACACATATcgcataaataaattgtaaaatttaaattattcctGTAATTCAAAGCTTTTAGCATCAttcgctgcttaatatttttgtggaaaccataatacATAATACTTTTGACGGATTGTATGAGGGAAAGTGTACGTGCACTTCTACTCACATTTTTAGCTTCATCCTCCTCCTCTCCGCTAGTGGGCGACTTGCTAAACTCCTCATAAATATCCCCTGAACTCTCGCGATATTACCGCGTCTCTCCTGCTGTCTTCCTTTTCCGGGAGTCTCTCAAGATGGTAGGTTCACGTCTTATTTGTGAATAACACATGAACATTAATCCAAAGAAATCTACTGTTAATATGATGCACAGCAGAGTACAAAACACGAATAAAGTTTGTTTAAGAATTAATGCATGTTTCCCGGCCATTATTTGTTGTCTAGGATGAATGTTTAGATGTTCGTACGATTAGCAGCTTCAGGCTTGCCGTGTATTTCTGAATCAAGCGTGATGAACTCTCAAATCTGTTCTTACGTACCTGCGTCCATTTAAAGAAACTTAAAaagaatagtttttatttttgttactcACTGTTTATCTGTTAGATAACGCGATGAGAGTTGAGTAAAGGCCTGTGGATAGCGACTGACAGTGGTTTTGATTCCCACAGGCGGATGCTGAGCAGAAGAAGAAGCGTACTTTCAGGAAATTCACCTACAGAGGTGTGGACCTGGACCAGCTGCTGGACATGTCCTAGTGAGTCAAACCTCTATCTTGTCAAAATGTCGCAGTGAGGAGAGAAGCTAAGAATGGTTTAGTCGAAATGGCGAAGGCTGTGGAAATTACTCCCCTCATGTTTCATAATGTTACGACATTTTTGTGAGGGCAACAAAATGTTAGGTGGAATATTCGAGCTGATGTCTTGTATATTACCCTTCTGTATTCTCTCTGATCTCTTTCTGTGATCTGTTTGATCTACATTTGATCTGTCTGGTCTCTTGTTCTGGTCTCTCTATTCTAATTTCTTATCTGTTCTAGTAGAATATAGAAATAACTTTTACTGTACTTTCTAATTACACTGCGAAGAAGGGATGCCCTTCATCAGAGTGTTTATCTTGTTTTCCAATCCAAATGTCTACAAATACTTCAGAAGCAAAATGACAAGTAAACaaaagaacaaatatctgccaaaGGGTTTAGAAAAAGTAACTTgattcacaagttttttttttgttccaccCATTAACAGATATttgttgttttaagcaaaaactcactcaatATTGTGCAATTCATCTGCATCTCATGTAGtgtatttaaaggagtagttcacttccagaacaaaaatttacagatactgtactcacccccttgtcatccaagatgttaatgtcttgctttcctcagtcgtaaagttattattattataatttttatttttgaggaaagcatttcaggatttctttccatataatggatatgtatggtgccccaagtttgaacttccaaaatgagtACAcgcgtgcatcgcagagctagacgagacgagcatttgtggttaaaaagtgtataaatatttaagaaaatgacaatgTTTTGTTAGGTaaggctggaatcgtttagagccctttaaagttgcatttaaactgcactttggaagttTAATCTCACAGGCATTGTTGAcctagtccactatatggagaaaatttctgaaatgtttttctcaaaaaacacactttatgactgaagaaagaaagacatagaCATCTTTGATGAGAAGGGGGGAAATTGTAAGTTTtcgttctgtaagtgaactaatcctttaaggacgTTTGTAttgcaaaactaaaaaaatacaGAGAAAGATTTTGCAGTGCCATGATGTCATTAATTTGAAATGACTGTCTGCTCCGATTTAAGATCCTGTTTGGTCTTCATTTGTAGAAGTAGAAATGAACTCCATGTCTTCTATAGAAAGTTATCGTAGTGTAGAAGTGTTAAATAAAGTGGGTTGTGTGTGTCTTTCAGTGAGCAGCTGATGCAGCTGTACTGTGCCAGACAGAGGAGAAGGCTGAACCGCGGCCTCAGGAGGAAGCAGCAGTCTCTCCTCAAGCGCCTCCGCAAGGCCAAGAAGGAGGCACCTCCTATGGAGAAACCAGAGGTGGTGAAAACTCACCTGAGAGACATGGTCATCCTGCCGGAGATGGTTGGCTCCATGGTCGGCGTGTACAACGGCAAGACCTTCAACCAGGTTGAAATCAAGGTAGGGTTGAAACAAACACTTTTTTAactgtatgtttaaaaaaaaaaaaaaaaaatcgtacatTTTAGGTGTCAGTGCTGGGGCTGCACAATCTCGCATATCTCACATCTTGTGTTCTGCTAAGCTGTTAAATGTTTATTgactaatgcatttttttttttatatatatatatatagctaatgATTTGTGTAATTTTGTGTTTTCTTAGCCTGAGATGATTGGTCATTACCTTGGAGAGTTCTCCATCACATACAAGCCTGTCAAACACGGTCGTCCTGGTATTGGAGCCACTCATTCTTCCCGCTTCATTCCTCTGAAGTAAAAGTAATTGAGAATGTAAATAAAAGCCTCCAAAATAGATTCTGATCTGGTCTTTCTTTGTATAAAAAGCTGATTTTGCTTGGTGGAAAAGCATgtggttcatttaaaaaaaaaaaaaaaaaaaaaaatatatatatataatatatatatatatatatatatatatatatatatatatatatatatatatatatatatatatatatatatatacacacatatacatatacatatatatatatatatatacacatatacatacacatacacatatatatatatatatatatatatatatatatatatatatatatatatatatatatatatatatatatatattattccatTTGTAAGCCTGTGAATCCAGGCTGCAGATCATCTGTCAGAATTATGTAGTTTTTGCTTAGATTTGTTTTTACTTAATGTCTTAAAATTActctttttttttgcatgaaaaacacttcagttttttttttgtagtagtaGTTTGAtgtaaaatgcatattttataaaCCTACAATTTTAACTGAAATGCCAACTGTTTCACAGCTATCAGTCGAGTTTCTGCAGgttttgaagttttaatttagctttcaaaattatatttaCGTAGTCATCACATATTTTGCATGTACCAAAAACTGAATTTCTTCCttggtgttttgtttttcattagaaatatctaaacatctttaaggtgagacactgcaggtgaataggataaaaaaaaattaactaatagttattgacttactcagttgatttattacattgataattgcaaaaaaatagtatacaagttttctgaaatgttgggtttaaatatgcaaatgagctatatttaatgaaaaatgcactgaattgcatacatttctagtacaaaaatctaaacactggattacagtttttctcgattgctaagacacatttcttgaaagctgctctccttttctctaaactgtgaacacaaaacccaaTTTTCAAGCTATATCACAAAATCTCAGACTCTTCTTGCAAAACCAAACTTTCACCTCAAAACAGTTCAATCTGTGCTCAAAACTGAACTATGTTGTCAAGTCGTGCCCCGAGtccaatcaaaattaaaaacacaactgaacagtcactaaacactagtgtagaaaaatagaaaacacaatgctcaggacatgagctggagaaataaatgttattgttCACTGTAGGCNNNNNNNNNNNNNNNNNNNNNNNNNNNNNNNNNNNNNNNNNNNNNNNNNNNNNNNNNNNNNNNNNNNNNNNNNNNNNNNNNNNNNNNNNNNNNNNNNNNNNNNNNNNNNNNNNNNNNNNNNNNNNNNNNNNNNNNNNNNNNNNNNNNNNNNNNNNNNNNNNNNNNNNNNNNNNNNNNNNNNNNNNNNNNNNNNNNNNNNNNNNNNNNNNNNNNNNNNNNNNNNNNNNNNNNNNNNNNNNNNNNNNNNNNNNNNNNNNNNNNNNNNNNNNNNNNNNNNNNNNNNNNNNNNNNNNNNNNNNNNNNNNNNNNNNNNNNNNNNNNNNNNNNNNNNNNNNNNNNNNNNNNNNNNNNNNNNNNNNNNNNNNNNNNNNNNNNNNNNNNNNNNNNNNNNNNNNNNNNNNNNNNNNNNNNNNNNNNNNNNNNNNNNNNNNNNNNNNNNNNNNNNNNNNNNNNNNNNNNNNNNNNNNNNNNNNNNNNNNNNNNNNNNNNNNNNNNNNNNNAGAagtacatttttacagtttttctcgattgctaagacacatttctcgaaagctgctctccttttctctaaactgtgaacacaaaacccaattttcaagctatattcacaaaatctcagactcttcttgcaaaaccaaacattcacctcaaaacagttcaatctgtgctcaaaactgaactatgttgtcaagtcgtgccccgagtcaatcaaaattaaaaacacaactgaacagtcactaaacactacgtagaaaaatagaaaacacaatgctcaggacatgaagctggagaaataaatgtttattgttcactgtaggctaaatgcatgttgcaaaacaaagaaaacctgtgcatttagcacttgtacaaaaagacaaaacagaaatcttgtgcatttacacgtagcacttgtaaaaacaaacagaaatcctatgcgtttgccacttgtgaacagtaagcccatgtaaaaataaagtacaaaaatatacaaataagcgCATTACTCAGCCACAGCATCAAGTCTCCGTACTGGGTCAGGCCACAGGACTTCATCCACATCACAGGCCACATTTTGTCTGGCCAGGCAACAACATAGATGGAAAGAGTTCGTGTGAGAGGAGGTCGAGGTGGTCGAggtggtcagcgaagacaaagaacagtaatatctgatgaaatcagagcgactgtgattgaccatgttcttgtccatggtatgagcatgagggaggctggacaaagggtacaaccaaacatcagtagattcactgtgtccaccataatccgaagatttagagaagagaacagaacaggtaattaccattttttgacattatagtacagtatgtgaatgttgacagcaattactgtatgacaTACTATAGAGCTGGTAAGTCCCGCCCATCCATAAAACCACACTGGACCTCTAGATTGAAAAATCGTCAATGCAAGTGAATGTTAGAAAATAATTGTTTgactataatgtcaaaaaatggtaatttccttgttttcttctctaaatcttcggattatggtggacacagtgaatctactgatgtttggaTTTATCAGATATTACAGTATTTctgaattgctaaaacactaaaatacATTTGCAAAACCAAAGTTGCAAGTGTACAAACCACTTTATTGATTGAATCACACAGTTTGCAGAACTTTAAACACTTCTCATGTGGTTGGACACAACTAGCAAATCGGAATCAGTCTTTGTGCAAAACTGTAAACACATTGTCATTGACAAGGCACATGTAGCATTGTGGTGCACTTCAACTCAGAATGGCACAACACAGCCCCAAAAGTGAAACACAAGCAACACACTGTTGTCATCGGTAACACACAAGCACTCAAAATTTAACACACCTGTTTCAAATCAGTAATGTGTTGCACCTAATCAATAATCAGGATATAAAGCCATGTCAAATCCAAATGGCATGTGTGATTTTCACAATGGAGGGCAGGAGAGAAGGAGGAAGTGGAAGTGGAAGTGGAAGTGGAAGTGGACGAGgacgaggaggaggaggaggaggaggaagagacagaggaggaaacagagggggaagagacgaaggaggaggaggaagaggaggaggaggaggaagagacagaggagacagaggaggaagagacagaggaaacAGAGGAGGAAGAGACAAAGGAGGAAAagacagaggaggaggaggaggaggaagagacagaggagacagaggaggaagagacagaggagACAGAGGAGGAagagatggaggaggaggaggaggaggaggaagagacagaggaggaggaggagacagaggaggaggaggaagagacagaggaggaggaagaagaagagcCATCATTTCCAATGAAATTAGAGCAACAATCATACACCATGTTCTGGTTCATGGAATGAGTATGAGGGAAGCAGGACTACGTGTTCAACCAAATATAAGCAGGTTGGAAGGAGGGGTATGTTCTCACAACAGCAGGAGACCATTATTGTCAATATGGTCCTTCAAAATAATCTCTTTCGTCTGCGTGAAATACAACAGCGAGTTGAGGAAGACAACGTGAACTTTGAAGGAATCAACAGTGTGAGTCTCTCCACAATTGACCGTGTCCTGAAACGCAACCTGATAAGTCTCAAACAAGCCTACAGAGTACCATTTGAGAGAAATTCTGAAAGGGTAAAAGAGCTACGATATCAATATGTACAAGTAAGTAATCATGTCCAGAGATTAGACAGCACTATTGAGTTACTGTACATCTTTACTGTGTTGAATGTAATGCAGCACATGTATATAGAGGCATGAAGCCTGGAATGCTATGTAATTTACGTCACttcaaaaataaatttttgttcttttctatgGAGAATGTTTCAACTGGATTCCATGGAGAGGCCTCATGAGTGCATTTTCTCGGATGAAGCTGGCTTCAATCTCACcaagaggagaaggagaggccGCAACATTATTGGTCAACGTGCCATTGTAGAGTTGCCAGGGCAGCATGGTGGCAACGTGACCATATGTGCTGCCATCAGCAGCTATGGGGTTATTCACCGCCATGTGACTTTAGGGCCTTACTGCCCATCTTATAACGTTTCTGTATGCTCTACAGGAAGCATTGCTGAGACGTGTAGAGAGAGGTGATCAGCAGGCAGAGCATCCCATGTATGTGGTAATCTGGGACAATGTGAACTTTCACCGTGGT
Protein-coding sequences here:
- the rps15 gene encoding small ribosomal subunit protein uS19; amino-acid sequence: MADAEQKKKRTFRKFTYRGVDLDQLLDMSYEQLMQLYCARQRRRLNRGLRRKQQSLLKRLRKAKKEAPPMEKPEVVKTHLRDMVILPEMVGSMVGVYNGKTFNQVEIKPEMIGHYLGEFSITYKPVKHGRPGIGATHSSRFIPLK